In one Lycorma delicatula isolate Av1 chromosome 5, ASM4794821v1, whole genome shotgun sequence genomic region, the following are encoded:
- the LOC142324549 gene encoding uncharacterized protein LOC142324549 gives MNTCVNIINYIAKPIRFFCNRKKTRLNEEFTNIYQEVQGQLGIAVKEIFDKEDFIAQLKEELKNSKEEHRNIVNDLNEKLSRVNQENQTLKNELYEAKDNLFHRENIIQDVKKEILGCYKNLEEAEEEIANSEEKISLLNYERILDKKRIEELSTIEKDYKDFIESLLITLDLDISTYQKKREDDMHAEGDKTDIIKKVDKNISESKVSLKRDHIEKWYSDSSLQTCTSYTASKLLPLIYELVTPLRKTASWPYLPATGIDKIFPAKLQTEEKFNNLASQKESLESTNSISPI, from the coding sequence atgaatacatgtgtcaatattataaattacatagcAAAACCTATCAGATTCTTCTGTAATCGTAAAAAAACAAGACTAAATGAagaatttacaaacatttatcaAGAGGTACAAGGTCAACTGGGCATAgcagttaaagaaatatttgataaagaaGACTTTATAGCACAGCTAAAAGAAGAACTGAAGAATAGTAAGGAGGAACACAGAAACattgtaaatgatttaaatgaaaaacttagtCGGGTGAACCAAGAAAATCaaacgttaaaaaatgaattatacgaGGCAAAGGATAATCTATTTCAtagagaaaatataatacaagatgttaaaaaagaaattcttggctgttataaaaatttagaagaagctGAGGAAGAAATTGCCAActctgaagaaaaaatttcacttttaaattacgaaagaattttagataaaaaaagaatcgaGGAATTAAGTACAATCGAAAaagattataaagattttatagaaTCTCTTTTGATCACTCTTGATCTTGATATCTCAACATATCAGAAGAAAcgtgaggatgatatgcatgctGAAGGAGATAAAACtgatatcattaaaaaagtagataaaaatatttctgagagTAAGGTATCGTTAAAGCGGGATCATATTGAAAAATGGTATTCTGATAGCAGTCTTCAGACATGTACCTCATATACAGCCTCGAAACTATTACCATTAATCTATGAATTAGTCACGCCACTTCGTAAAACTGCTTCATGGCCATATCTGCCAGCAACTGGAATCGATAAAATATTTCCTGCTAAACTGCAAACCGAagagaaatttaataacttagcTTCTCAAAAAGAGTCACTGGAATCAACGAATAGCATTTCTCCAATATAG